In the Myxococcales bacterium genome, one interval contains:
- a CDS encoding DUF1566 domain-containing protein has product MQWQNGDAPGLNWEKAKSHCANLNWGGFDDWRLPTVSELRSFIRGCDNTAAGGACGVTDECLAYMSCWDPPCEGCGYFGGPGRGGRYWPAELAGNGWIYWSSSQVVENHDTAWRVHFTNGLVSYNDTTYLYFARCVR; this is encoded by the coding sequence TTGCAGTGGCAAAACGGCGATGCTCCCGGCTTGAATTGGGAAAAGGCCAAAAGCCATTGCGCGAATTTGAATTGGGGCGGCTTTGACGATTGGCGATTACCGACGGTTTCCGAGCTGCGCAGTTTTATCCGAGGGTGCGACAACACGGCAGCCGGCGGCGCCTGTGGAGTGACGGACGAGTGCCTGGCCTATATGAGTTGCTGGGATCCGCCTTGTGAAGGTTGCGGCTACTTTGGCGGTCCCGGCCGTGGCGGGCGTTATTGGCCGGCCGAACTGGCCGGTAATGGCTGGATTTATTGGTCCTCCTCGCAGGTGGTCGAGAATCACGACACGGCGTGGCGGGTCCATTTTACCAACGGCCTGGTTAGCTACAACGACACTACCTATCTCTATTTCGCTCGTTGCGTTCGCTAG
- a CDS encoding glycyl-radical enzyme activating protein gives MNGIVFDLQYNALHDGPGIRTLIFLKGCPLDCAWCHNPESKALGLEMAFCRDRCVACGRCVEVCPRQAVHLHDKTIHRLADRCTVCGECAAACQQKALEKIGREISAAAVVEAARRDRPFYEQSGGGATFSGGEPTIQLDFLLAAAQALRADGIHVALETCGLFPAARRADLAAAIDLFLFDLKLIDDGAHRRWTGSPNEKILENFAWLAAALPPERLWARLPVIPGVTDTPAALRQLVEYLQWTGFRGPVHLMPYNRLAKNKWEKMGRGDDYRDFGELAPAALAAVAKRFAAAGFAVTVSE, from the coding sequence ATGAACGGCATCGTTTTCGACCTGCAGTACAACGCGCTTCACGACGGGCCGGGCATCCGTACGCTGATCTTTCTGAAGGGCTGCCCGCTCGATTGCGCCTGGTGCCACAACCCCGAGTCCAAGGCGCTCGGCCTCGAAATGGCCTTTTGCCGCGACCGGTGCGTCGCCTGCGGCCGCTGCGTCGAGGTCTGCCCGCGCCAGGCGGTGCATTTGCACGACAAAACGATCCATCGGCTGGCCGATCGTTGCACGGTCTGCGGCGAATGCGCGGCGGCGTGCCAACAAAAGGCGCTGGAAAAAATCGGGCGCGAAATTTCGGCGGCCGCCGTGGTCGAGGCGGCACGGCGCGACCGGCCGTTTTACGAGCAGTCGGGCGGCGGCGCGACGTTTTCCGGCGGCGAGCCGACCATCCAGCTGGATTTTCTGCTGGCGGCGGCGCAGGCGCTTCGCGCCGACGGCATTCACGTCGCTCTCGAGACGTGCGGCCTGTTTCCGGCGGCGCGGCGCGCGGATCTCGCGGCGGCGATCGATCTGTTTCTCTTCGACCTCAAGTTGATCGACGACGGCGCGCACCGGCGCTGGACCGGCTCGCCGAACGAAAAGATCCTCGAAAATTTTGCCTGGCTGGCCGCGGCCCTGCCCCCCGAACGGCTGTGGGCGCGGCTGCCGGTGATTCCGGGCGTCACGGATACGCCCGCCGCCTTGCGGCAACTCGTCGAATACCTGCAATGGACCGGCTTTCGCGGCCCGGTCCACCTCATGCCCTACAACCGCCTCGCTAAAAACAAATGGGAAAAAATGGGCCGCGGCGACGATTACCGCGACTTCGGCGAACTCGCCCCCGCCGCCCTCGCCGCCGTGGCGAAACGCTTCGCCGCCGCGGGTTTCGCGGTGACCGTCAGCGAATAA